GATCGGAGCGACGGCTGGGCGATCGCCGAGCTCGCCAGTTCGGTCGGGCCGCGGCCACCGCGGATCGTCTTTTCGACCGCTGCGCCGCAGGAAATCCCGCCAGATATCGCGCAACTCGGACCGATCCTGGAAAAGCCCTACGAACCCGAACAGCTGGTCGAAGTGCTGCGCGCCCAGCGCGGCGCCTCCGGGCTGATATCCCGGCTGCGCAAGGCCTTGCCGCACCTCGCAGGCTGACACTCTGCCCGCTTCCTGGCTTCGCGACGAAAAAAGGCCTCCGCGGCATTGCGCCTGCGGAGGCCCTTCGGGATCGTGTCACCAGCCGTTTGGACGGGAGGGGGGGTCTCGGTGGTGACAATGATGAAATGCTCGAGCCGAATTCGGGTTCCCGCGAATCGAAAAAAATTGCTGCGAATGGACTGCTGGCAATTCAGGTGCGGAACTTTAGGTTTCGCGTAACGTTGGAATCGCGATTGCTACGGGAAGGGAATCGATGTCACTAGG
Above is a window of Tsuneonella mangrovi DNA encoding:
- a CDS encoding response regulator yields the protein MSITRELPREQARPLPPLGRILVVEDDPILAMSIELALVDAGASAVVVCRTSGEALAALRAHKPDAIVLDVHLADRSDGWAIAELASSVGPRPPRIVFSTAAPQEIPPDIAQLGPILEKPYEPEQLVEVLRAQRGASGLISRLRKALPHLAG